AACATGATAAGCGCAATAATGAGTTTAATATTCAACGCCAAATAGCAAATTATCAGCGACACGGGCGCACTACAGCTATTAATGACCATAGTGATTTACAAGTTTTAAAGCGTATTAAGCGCTATCTATTGCCGAAAGACTTTGTGATTTCTCCTGCTTTATTGGAAGAAATAGTCTCAGGTTATGATATCGGTGACCCGCTAGCGGATAAACTGGCAGCTGATGGTATTCGTTTTGCCAAGCCGTTACAAAGCGCTATTCTTGGTACTAATATCAATAATAATATCAACACAGACATCAGTACTGAAATTAGTAGCCATCCAGCATTTGTCACCATGCAGGCACAATTTAGTCGCCATCCCGATTGGTTCGACCCACAACTTGCGCAAATTGGCGCGATTGCTTATCGCCGCTATCCGCTCATGTTGATTTGGTTATTGCGTAACGTGGCATTAATGGCAGGTTATAGTATTCCTGCGCTGTCCTTACCACTGATTCAAACGGGCGCGTTGATGCACGATGCGCTGCCGCGATTGATGCGTACTTATGCCTATATTCTCGCGGTATCTGAGCATCCACAACTGGACACCGCCTCTCACCCGCAGCGTACGCCTATTAGCGGAGTATTAGCGATTGGCTCTGAGGGTTGGCGGCAATCTATACAGGTGCGTCAAATTCATACCTTGGTACGCCAAAATTTACTCAAAGGTAAACTAACTGCCGCCAATGGCGTGATAGCGGATGCCGCCCAACATCATCATGCCGATGGTAGTTGGAATACTGACTATTGGGGCGTGCCCATTAATCAAACTGATATGATTGCTACCCATTTGCAGTTCTCGTTACTGATTATGCGCGGGCTGCGACTGCTCGGCGCGCGTATTAGTAGTGAGGAAGCCGAAGGTATTTTGCATCTGTGGAATCTTGCGAGCTATTGGATGGGCGTTGATTTACAGCGCTTACCAAAAGATGAAACCGCCTGTTGGGAATGGCTCTATACTTATTTATCCATTCAGCAGCTTGATTTTAAGATGGGACGACCATTGGCAAAAGCGTTACATGACTTACCGCGGCAGTTGATGGGCGAAGACAATCGCCGTGGGCGCTTTGTTGAGATGGTCAATGCCAGCGTGACGCGCACGATCGTTGGCGATGACATTGGTGATGGCTTAGAGCTGCCCAAGTCAAAAATTCGCTTTGGCGTTTTGTCCTCAGTACCGATATTATTTACCCTCGATACCGCTCGCCAGCACAATCAAATGGTTGCTGAGAAATTAGAGCAATTTCGGGCAAAGCGCCAAGACAATATGAATTGGTGGCTCAAGAAAAATGACGATTATTATAAGTAATCATTTATAAACAATCATCAACGACAAGCAATGTGCAATGTGTTTAATTTTATAGCTGCATATTTTGAATACGGTAATACCACTCAAGCTGACGATCAAAACCCGTTTCCAGCAAACTTGCTAACACGCGTCCCGTTAGCCCCCAAACTATTTCACCATCAATCTGCCAACTAGGCGTCAGCAAGGTTGATGTTTGCGCTTGCATGGTATAGCGCACGCTATATTCTACGGTCGGTTGGGTAATCAGTGTTTCAAAATCCGCCCAAAAAATACGCGATATTTCACTAAGCTCAGGTACTAAAATCAAATCTGGGGCAATCAATGCCACAATGGGGCGCACGCTCATGCCGCTTTTAGACATTTGAATGGGCAACTGACCGAGGAGTTGTACCTTATTTGGTGGCAACGCGATTTCTTCGCACGCCTCACGCAATGCCGTCACCACGTTATTACCATCGCCATTTTCATATTTACCACCGGCACAAGATACCTCGCCGGCATGACTATTCATGTGGATAGCACGGCGCGTCAATAGCAATTTAGGGCGCGATTCATTAGTAATAGCGACCAAAATCGAGGCATCGGCAATCGGGGTTTGATAGAGCTTATTTAAAATAAGCGTACTTTGAGCAATCGTATCATTGGCATTGGTCACATCAAACGGCAATAGCGAGGGTATTGCCGTGCCCAAAAGCTCACCCTGCATCCGTTCTGCCAGCTGCCTTAATATAGGCTGACGAATATAAGCGGGCAAAGCAACTGCCAATTCATCAAAAGGTGACGAACGCCATGAGACTGCCATTATTATATCTGTCCTTTATATTAGTGAATGCTACATTTAATTAGCGCTCAATATGATTACGCTATGCCTAAGCCTTAAACAACAATTATTAAATGAACAATATTACTAGAGGCATATATTATCTTTGGTATTGGTAATTAAGCATAATTCACTAAGCATTAGCAAGGCGGTATTAACTATTTAATTGATGCTAAGACTGATGCTTTTCAAGACTTCCATACGTTATGCTCGCACTGGTAAATCATGCGTTCCTGTTAACACCGCTCAGCTCTGGATAAATTTATGTTATCTTATGACGACTGTTGACTAAAATTACCGATAGCTATAGTAGTTATAACATAAGAAAAACACGCAAAAGTATTTTATATATCCTTTCACTAATTCCTTTCACTAATAAAAGGCAGCTCATATGCGCTATTGTCTCGAATGCGGTCACGAAGCTGAACGCAAAATTCCCGCCACTGATAATATACCGCGTTTGGTATGCCCAAACTGTCATTATATTCATTATGAGAATCCAAAAATCATTTGTGGCTCATTGGTGGTGCATAAAGGTCGAGTGCTATTATGCCGCCGTGCCATTGAGCCGCAGTATGGCTTGTGGACAGTGCCTGCAGGCTTTATGGAAAATGGCGAAACCATTGCTGAGGGTGCAGCCCGTGAGAGCTTTGAAGAAGCCGATGCCGTCGTAACCAATCCGCATTTATACTGTATTTATGATTTGCCGCATATCGGGCAGATTTATATCATTTATCTTAATGATTTAAAAGATGGCGCGTATGGTATTGGCTCAGAAAGTTTAGACTGCGCTTTATTTGCCGAAGAAGATATTCCTTGGGATAAGATTGCTTTTGAAGCGGTACGTCGCACTTTGACTAACTTTTTTGCCGATCGTAAACAATTCGATAACCATGCAGACTTCCCTGTTCATCAAGACTATATCGATAAAGACCACAGCATTAAGCGTTTTTAAACGCTGCTGATTGAAGCAGTATTGGCAGTCGCACTGAGGCGATTATCTTACAAAAACAAGTAGTAAAAGCCGTTGATAAGAATTATGCTCAAATCTCATCAACGGTTTTTTATTGTCTAAATATTACCTGTTCATTCATTCAATTGCCGAGGATATTATGCTGACATTGCAACGCTCTTTTGCCTTATTACCGCTCACTTTAGCGCTTGGGTTTACCAGTATAAGCGGTCATACTGAGAATACCCCTTTAACGGCACAAGCATCTGATCCACAGGTTATGGGATGGATGCAAGGCTTTCCACCGCCAAAAGATAAGCTCATATCACAGCCAGAGTCCGATTTTTTCAGCTTTCCAAAACTACGTTGGACGGTTTGCCATATCCGTGAACTGATGCCAACCAGTGAAGTGAGCCGCGGTATCGGCGCACCGTCTACATTAAATTATGCCCTTGATAAAAATATCGATGCGATAACGTTTACGCCAACTGGTAGCACGCAAAAAATGACTTGGCGGCAGTCGCTTGATGCCAACTATACCGACGGTATTATGGTCATGCATCATGGTAAAGTGGTTTATGAGCGCCAAAACGGTTGTCTCAATGAGCTAGGCAATCACGCCGCGATGTCGATGACCAAATCGCTCACTGGACTATTGGCAGAAACCTTAGTTATCGAAGGCAAATTGAACGATAAAGCCTTAGTCGGCACGATTATTCCTGAGCTAAAAAATAGCGGCTTTGGTGATGCGACTGTGCGCCAAGTCATGGATATGACCACCGCACTGGATTATAGCGAAAATTATGCCGATCCTAATGCAGATATCTGGCAATATTCGGCAGCAGCAAGTCCCTTACCTAAAGCTAAAGACTATACCGGTCCTAATGGTTACTTTGAATACCTACAAACGGTGAAGAAAAAAGGGACGCATGGCGCGGAGTTTAATTACCGAACGATTAATAGTGATGCGCTCGGCTGGATTATCTCGCGTACCACAGGCAAAGCTGTTGATGACCTATTATCAGAGCGCATTTGGCAAAAAATTGGTGCCGAACAAAGTGCTTATATGACCGTTGATGCCAAAGGTACGCCGTTTGCTGGCGGCGGTGTCAGCGCCGGTTTACACGATATGGCACGTATTGGTAGCTTGATGTTAAACAAGGGCGAAATCAATGGACATCGCTTATTTCCTGCTGCGGTAGTCGACAGTATCGAGGCAGGTGGCGATAAAAAAGTATTCGCAAAATCTGGTTACGATCAACTAAAAAATGGCAGTTATAAGAGTATGTGGTGGCTGTTTAATAACCCCACGCCTATTTATGCTGCGCGCGGTGTTCATGGTCAGACGGTTTATGTTGACCCAGCTGCTGACATGGTCATCGTACGTTTTGCCTCTTATCCTGAAGCCAGTAACGGCAAAATCGACCCAACTTCATTACCTGCTTATAGCGCTTTGGCAAATTATTTAATTAAGAAGTAAGCGTGTAAACGTTCATCATTAATTATTAATCATAGTCGCTATAAAATAAAAACCGCCACTCTCATTAAAGTGGTGATTTTTATTTTTAACAATAGGGCTAATATTTACAGTTAGCTTTTTACTTTACAGACGGTAAAGCCTAACGCTTTAACCACCTCTTCTTTATCGTAAGGCGCGAGTACGGCTCGTACGTGTTTTTGTCCTTGAAGATATTGCTTAGCGACACGCTGCAAGTCAGTAATCGTAACCGCTAAAATTTCCGCACGCATTTTACGTTGCCAGTCGATACCGCGATGATGCAAGTCGGCAAAGCACGCTTTAACCGCTTCACCTGCTGGTGAACCCGGTTTATCCATGCCTGAAATAATACCTAAGATAGCTTCCTCTAACTGCTCAGCGGTTTGTGGCTCATTCAATAACCATTCAACACTGGCATCAAAATGCGCAAAGGTTTCAGCACAATGCGGATCGCGATAGCTAAAGAATTTAAAGGCGCACGCATTGGCATCGTAACCCGCACCGCCACCATACGCACCGCCACGCTCGCGAATGGCACTATGCAGATAGCCATTACGCAAATATGGTGCTAACACCATCAAGGCAGCGGTATCAGGATGCTCAGGCGCAGGAACGGTATAAGCACTGGCATTATGATAAACGTTGGTCGCCACCAACCATGCTAGGTCTGCAACATCGACTGTCTCGCCATTGTTGGCAATTTCCGGTGTATTGTGTTCACCATCCAAGGCAGGATTAATCGTTAAATCAGCGAATTCACTAGGAATATTAACGGCAGTATTAATCTCTTGTGTCGCAAGCTCTGTAGCACGACTGTCTTTCCAACTATTGACAATCAAACCACTCAAACGTTCAGTTTGTTCCGCTTCACAAATAATCAGTGCATGCTTTGGCAAGCTGATAATACGTTGATGCAAGCTCATGAGACTGGTTGCCAATTGATCCCAAAGCGCATCATCGGTTGCCGCATGCGTTAAGAAATCCTTGAGCGCATTGAGTGCTGGCAGACCACTCCGCACATATTCTAACTGTGACTGACGACTCATACCGCGACTTGCCGTTTGCATGGCATAAGCATGTCCTGAGCCTGCAAGGTTAGATTGCCACCCTGATTGGCGCTGCTGCAAAATCTCTTTAATACGATCATGCTCAGTAAAGATACTGTGCTCCATCACCTCTTTCACCAAATCAATGGCTTCAGGCTTACGGTTCAGCGCGCGCGTTGCCATCACAAAATAGCTGCTAATAGATTGGCTGCTATCAATATTCGTACGCTGGCTCACTCGTGCCGTTACCCCTGATGAGTGCGCCGCTTGCTTGGCTTGCAGCTCATAAGCATCCATCGAATCGGTACCAAGCTCTGATAATAAGCTTAAATAAATCGGCAATAATGGATGATTAATGACGTCATTAGCGGGCAATTCATTAGTGTCTGTATTACCTATCTCATCGGTTAGCGGTACAATGATTTGATAATAATATAAGCCATTCGTGCCCGCCTCATATTCAAATAAGGTGCTGTCTTGACCGCTTAATTGGATTTGTTTTTGTGTGCCTTGTTTAAAGCTAATATCGGTCGGTACGTCTTCTAGACCAACTTTGGGTAATAAGCTTAAATCATCAGGAGCAGCTTGACGCGCAGCCAAATCTAGCGCTTGTTGCTTTAAGATATCTTTATCAGCAGTGGTTAAATCCATCTCAATAGCATCGAGGCGTGCTTGTTCCGCTGCCGCTAAACGGGCTGTTTTTTTACTATCTGGCGTAAGTGTTACGCGGACACGGTGCTGATTATCAAGCAAATGCTGCTTAATTAAATTGGGTAACCATTGTTCATCTTGCACTTGTTCACGCAGCCATAATAAGTGCTCATCCACTTCCCAAACATCAATCGGATTGCCGTCATGAATCGCTGTACTAAAGCCTTCTAACATTAAATTAAGACCATACGGCATACTGTCGCCACCGATATGACGCTGATCAATCTCGATTTGATGCAAAATCGTTTCAATCGTTTCTTCATCTATCGGTGTACTGGCAACGGTAGCTAGCAAGTCCATAATCCCTTGCTCAACCGCTTCGGCATGTTCAGGATTGGAGCCGCGCAGACCGGTATAAAACACCATTTCATAATGGCTATCATCAAGACCTAATAGTGGACTTGGCGCTTTGCCTAGCGGATGACTGTCCAAATAAGCACGCAATGGCGAACCTGCGTGCTCAACCAATACCCCTTCTAGTAAACGTAATGCCAAGCGTTGTTTTGGATCGGTAATCGTTGGTAATAACCATGCCACCACGTGATGGGTTTGGTCAGAACCTTCTTCATCAGCCGTATACGTATCCGTCACACTAATCGGTGCTAATAAACGTTGCTCAGGACGTGACACATGTTTTTTACCCGTTTCAAACTGAATGAGCGCATCGTCATGTATTTTGGCTTGAGTTTCAGCGACTGGAATATTACCAAAGCTCATAATCACGCTATTAGACGGATGATAATGGCTATGGTGAAACTCAACCAATTCATTATGGGTCAAGTCAGGAATATCAGCAGGATCACCGCCAGAATTATAATGATAAGTCGTCGTTGGGAATAAATGATGGGCGACCGCATGATACAGCTGATCAATCTCGCCACTCATCGCGCCTTTCATCTCATTAAAGACAATACCTTTAAATTGTGGCTTATCATTGTCGTCTAATTCAACGCGAATACCTTCTTGCGCAAAATCAAGCGGATGAATATTAGGAAAGAATGACGCATCCAAATAAACCGCTAATAAATTAAAGTAATCATTTTTATTTTGCGTGGCATACGGATACGCTGTCCAATCCGCCGCCGTCATCGCATTCATAAAGGTATTTAGTGAACGCTTAATCATCGAAAAAAACGGATCTCGTACCGGAAATCTCGCAGAACCACATAGCGCCACGTGCTCTAAAACATGCGCCTCACCTTTTGAATCCATTGGCTGCGTGCGAAAGCCCACCAAAAAAGCATTTTCATCACTGGCATGTGCCAAGTGATAATGCATAGCGCCAGTTTGGACATGCTGACTGATTAACACATCCATCGATAGTGCTTCAATATGGCGATGCTCAATGAGCGCAAACGCCGGATGCAAGGTTAAATCAGCCGTAAATAGCGTGTCAGTCATAGTCTTCCTTAGTATTTACCTTTAATAGCAGCGTAAATAATCGTTAAAAAGTGAACATTAAAGTAATGATTGTCAGATTTTGACATCCATTTTTATAGAATTTGTCACATCATTGTATTTTGGAGTTTTGGGGTTTTGATATTTTGGGTAGTCTTATATGTAATGACAAGTTCAAGCAATGCAGCAGAAGC
This genomic window from Psychrobacter urativorans contains:
- a CDS encoding oxygenase MpaB family protein — encoded protein: MDTKNDTANSLNKDDYKNDAQQHDKRNNEFNIQRQIANYQRHGRTTAINDHSDLQVLKRIKRYLLPKDFVISPALLEEIVSGYDIGDPLADKLAADGIRFAKPLQSAILGTNINNNINTDISTEISSHPAFVTMQAQFSRHPDWFDPQLAQIGAIAYRRYPLMLIWLLRNVALMAGYSIPALSLPLIQTGALMHDALPRLMRTYAYILAVSEHPQLDTASHPQRTPISGVLAIGSEGWRQSIQVRQIHTLVRQNLLKGKLTAANGVIADAAQHHHADGSWNTDYWGVPINQTDMIATHLQFSLLIMRGLRLLGARISSEEAEGILHLWNLASYWMGVDLQRLPKDETACWEWLYTYLSIQQLDFKMGRPLAKALHDLPRQLMGEDNRRGRFVEMVNASVTRTIVGDDIGDGLELPKSKIRFGVLSSVPILFTLDTARQHNQMVAEKLEQFRAKRQDNMNWWLKKNDDYYK
- a CDS encoding NUDIX hydrolase — encoded protein: MAVSWRSSPFDELAVALPAYIRQPILRQLAERMQGELLGTAIPSLLPFDVTNANDTIAQSTLILNKLYQTPIADASILVAITNESRPKLLLTRRAIHMNSHAGEVSCAGGKYENGDGNNVVTALREACEEIALPPNKVQLLGQLPIQMSKSGMSVRPIVALIAPDLILVPELSEISRIFWADFETLITQPTVEYSVRYTMQAQTSTLLTPSWQIDGEIVWGLTGRVLASLLETGFDRQLEWYYRIQNMQL
- a CDS encoding NUDIX hydrolase — its product is MRYCLECGHEAERKIPATDNIPRLVCPNCHYIHYENPKIICGSLVVHKGRVLLCRRAIEPQYGLWTVPAGFMENGETIAEGAARESFEEADAVVTNPHLYCIYDLPHIGQIYIIYLNDLKDGAYGIGSESLDCALFAEEDIPWDKIAFEAVRRTLTNFFADRKQFDNHADFPVHQDYIDKDHSIKRF
- a CDS encoding serine hydrolase domain-containing protein produces the protein MLTLQRSFALLPLTLALGFTSISGHTENTPLTAQASDPQVMGWMQGFPPPKDKLISQPESDFFSFPKLRWTVCHIRELMPTSEVSRGIGAPSTLNYALDKNIDAITFTPTGSTQKMTWRQSLDANYTDGIMVMHHGKVVYERQNGCLNELGNHAAMSMTKSLTGLLAETLVIEGKLNDKALVGTIIPELKNSGFGDATVRQVMDMTTALDYSENYADPNADIWQYSAAASPLPKAKDYTGPNGYFEYLQTVKKKGTHGAEFNYRTINSDALGWIISRTTGKAVDDLLSERIWQKIGAEQSAYMTVDAKGTPFAGGGVSAGLHDMARIGSLMLNKGEINGHRLFPAAVVDSIEAGGDKKVFAKSGYDQLKNGSYKSMWWLFNNPTPIYAARGVHGQTVYVDPAADMVIVRFASYPEASNGKIDPTSLPAYSALANYLIKK
- a CDS encoding insulinase family protein, which gives rise to MTDTLFTADLTLHPAFALIEHRHIEALSMDVLISQHVQTGAMHYHLAHASDENAFLVGFRTQPMDSKGEAHVLEHVALCGSARFPVRDPFFSMIKRSLNTFMNAMTAADWTAYPYATQNKNDYFNLLAVYLDASFFPNIHPLDFAQEGIRVELDDNDKPQFKGIVFNEMKGAMSGEIDQLYHAVAHHLFPTTTYHYNSGGDPADIPDLTHNELVEFHHSHYHPSNSVIMSFGNIPVAETQAKIHDDALIQFETGKKHVSRPEQRLLAPISVTDTYTADEEGSDQTHHVVAWLLPTITDPKQRLALRLLEGVLVEHAGSPLRAYLDSHPLGKAPSPLLGLDDSHYEMVFYTGLRGSNPEHAEAVEQGIMDLLATVASTPIDEETIETILHQIEIDQRHIGGDSMPYGLNLMLEGFSTAIHDGNPIDVWEVDEHLLWLREQVQDEQWLPNLIKQHLLDNQHRVRVTLTPDSKKTARLAAAEQARLDAIEMDLTTADKDILKQQALDLAARQAAPDDLSLLPKVGLEDVPTDISFKQGTQKQIQLSGQDSTLFEYEAGTNGLYYYQIIVPLTDEIGNTDTNELPANDVINHPLLPIYLSLLSELGTDSMDAYELQAKQAAHSSGVTARVSQRTNIDSSQSISSYFVMATRALNRKPEAIDLVKEVMEHSIFTEHDRIKEILQQRQSGWQSNLAGSGHAYAMQTASRGMSRQSQLEYVRSGLPALNALKDFLTHAATDDALWDQLATSLMSLHQRIISLPKHALIICEAEQTERLSGLIVNSWKDSRATELATQEINTAVNIPSEFADLTINPALDGEHNTPEIANNGETVDVADLAWLVATNVYHNASAYTVPAPEHPDTAALMVLAPYLRNGYLHSAIRERGGAYGGGAGYDANACAFKFFSYRDPHCAETFAHFDASVEWLLNEPQTAEQLEEAILGIISGMDKPGSPAGEAVKACFADLHHRGIDWQRKMRAEILAVTITDLQRVAKQYLQGQKHVRAVLAPYDKEEVVKALGFTVCKVKS